A window of the Oncorhynchus kisutch isolate 150728-3 linkage group LG12, Okis_V2, whole genome shotgun sequence genome harbors these coding sequences:
- the LOC109900919 gene encoding kelch repeat and BTB domain-containing protein 11: MDNSAQCIPDLCLHSVDADTPPACHEKEQVDKMALLMQDFVGNIPEITDPDENQNFGYQCITETNRPLVEMDNGVMGLGFYNGSQPRNGSGNANDDQKHMSLTHCNTPQRNKEQPCSIERDAVEDNCRAQADVAHSLGYSLCCLDDETQAQSTPFVCEVGGGAVKYHSLIDKASSQVEHKEGSSASVTYCIAAEALTIHQRGQTGSAGQNAVCGESDPDATQGNSALQSRQEGCGYGNGVFASREETDLVIEVSGKKLGAHKAVLAEKSDYFKARQCRDVLRVKGVSFKTLTILVDYIYSCRMEVSKDNIVEVITGAKILQIPCAVQAALDTMSEQITAENCYDILTIAKKQRLSELKEKAYKYMSDNFLQILRDPGVYGRLTGGERELIITRRMEGKRALMVAEINEVYDGAGSRPTSRENSRPQSPLSIVSLNENRVIYYYNKETKDWKVLTKMPDEINTKGSGICTMYNYLFVAGGIKRQEDKGKVSDKVFCYNPLTDSWSEIRPLTEGRSQLKLVAMDGYLFAIGGECLFTVEKYDPRLDRWRPVAPLPKGAFAIAHEATTCNGEMFVSGGSLFYRLLRYDTKRDDWEECPFNNSRKKSTDMVAFKNFIYRFDVNRDYGVNVFKYNTVVKIWHNSASLEQTNPLPFRCAVIGNTIYCVNKSQTLQFVVEEENEQFLPEALTLKSPVEAKGALVPFVLALPKTA, from the coding sequence ATGGATAACAGTGCCCAGTGCATCCCAGACTTGTGCCTACACAGTGTTGATGCTGATACACCACCTGCCTGTCACGAGAAAGAGCAGGTGGACAAAATGGCTTTGCTGATGCAGGACTTCGTTGGAAATATACCCGAGATAACAGATCCAGACGAGAATCAAAACTTTGGGTACCAGTGTATTACGGAGACTAATAGACCACTTGTTGAAATGGACAATGGAGTGATGGGTCTTGGATTTTATAATGGTAGCCAACCAAGGAATGGCTCAGGAAATGCAAATGATGATCAAAAGCATATGTCATTAACACATTGTAATACCCCACAGCGCAACAAAGAGCAGCCCTGTTCAATAGAGCGCGATGCGGTAGAGGATAATTGCCGCGCACAGGCTGACGTGGCGCACAGCCTGGGATATTCCCTCTGCTGCCTGGATGACGAAACGCAAGCACAGAGCACCCCTTTCGTGTGTGAAGTCGGCGGAGGAGCTGTGAAGTATCACAGTCTGATTGATAAAGCGAGTTCCCAGGTGGAGCATAAGGAGGGGAGCTCTGCGTCTGTCACCTATTGTATCGCTGCAGAAGCGCTGACAATACATCAGCGCGGACAGACAGGCAGTGCGGGACAGAATGCTGTGTGCGGAGAAAGCGACCCAGACGCTACACAGGGAAACTCAGCACTGCAGTCGAGGCAGGAAGGATGTGGATATGGAAACGGAGTCTTTGCTTCTAGAGAGGAGACGGATTTAGTGATTGAAGTGTCTGGAAAGAAACTTGGAGCGCATAAAGCCGTTTTGGCAGAGAAAAGTGACTATTTCAAGGCGCGGCAGTGCCGAGACGTATTGCGAGTGAAGGGGGTGAGTTTTAAGACTTTGACCATTTTGGTGGATTACATTTACTCATGCCGAATGGAGGTTAGTAAGGATAATATTGTAGAGGTCATCACCGGAGCTAAAATATTACAAATCCCCTGCGCGGTTCAAGCTGCTCTCGATACAATGTCGGAGCAGATTACCGCCGAGAACTGCTATGATATTTTGACAATAGCCAAAAAGCAACGTCTCAGCGAGTTGAAGGAGAAAGCCTACAAGTACATGAGTGACAATTTCTTGCAAATACTGCGGGATCCCGGTGTCTATGGGCGTTTGACCGGAGGGGAGAGAGAACTAATTATCACCAGGAGAATGGAGGGAAAGAGGGCGTTGATGGTGGCTGAAATCAACGAGGTGTATGACGGCGCCGGGAGCAGACCTACAAGTCGTGAGAACAGTCGCCCTCAGAGCCCTCTATCCATAGTGTCCCTGAATGAGAATCGTGTGATCTACTATTACAACAAGGAGACAAAGGACTGGAAAGTGCTGACGAAGATGCcagatgaaatcaacacaaaggGCTCTGGGATATGCACCATGTACAATTACCTATTCGTGGCAGGTGGAATCAAAAGGCAGGAGGACAAAGGCAAAGTGTCGGACAAGGTGTTCTGCTACAACCCACTCACTGACAGCTGGAGCGAAATTCGACCGCTCACCGAGGGTCGGTCTCAGCTCAAACTGGTGGCCATGGACGGCTACCTGTTTGCAATCGGAGGGGAATGTCTCTTTACCGTGGAGAAATATGACCCTCGCCTGGATAGATGGCGCCCAGTGGCGCCACTACCAAAAGGGGCTTTTGCTATTGCGCACGAGGCAACAACCTGTAATGGAGAGATGTTCGTGTCCGGAGGCTCTCTATTTTATCGTCTGCTAAGATATGACACTAAAAGAGACGACTGGGAGGAATGCCCGTTCAACAACAGCAGGAAGAAATCCACCGACATGGTGGCATTCAAAAACTTCATCTACAGGTTTGATGTCAACCGTGACTACGGTGTGAACGTGTTCAAATACAACACCGTGGTAAAGATATGGCACAACAGTGCGTCCCTGGAGCAGACCAACCCCTTGCCCTTTCGCTGTGCTGTCATTGGCAACACCATTTACTGTGTGAACAAGTCCCAAACATTGCAGTTTGTTGTggaagaggagaatgaacagtTTTTGCCTGAGGCACTGACACTCAAATCACCTGTAGAGGCAAAAGGTGCCCTTGTCCCATTTGTCCTGGCTCTTCCCAAGACAGCCTGA